One part of the Ziziphus jujuba cultivar Dongzao chromosome 2, ASM3175591v1 genome encodes these proteins:
- the LOC125422741 gene encoding secreted RxLR effector protein 161-like: MEGAKPASVPLGGHFKLSSEQCPSTEQEKEDMIEVPYSNAMGSVMHVMILTRPDLAHAISVLSRYMANPGRDHWEALKWLLRYLKHIASEGLIYKRDSSGVELNGYLDSDYAGDRDKRRSMSSYAFTLCGNCISWKSQLQPMVALSTTESEYMAATEAAKEAIWLKGLLTELKALKQEVTLYSDSQSAIHLCKNPVFHERSKHIQVRYHFIRDMTAQKVIRLEKIPTEFNPSDMGTKVLTVGKFNTCKNLLRIGAS, translated from the coding sequence ATGGAAGGTGCAAAGCCTGCAAGTGTACCTCTTGGTGGACATTTCAAATTATCAAGTGAACAATGCCCATCAACTGAGCAAGAGAAGGAAGACATGATAGAAGTTCCTTATTCTAATGCTATGGGGTCAGTGATGCATGTGATGATCTTAACTAGGCCTGATTTAGCTCACGCCATTAGTGTCTTGAGTAGATATATGGCAAATCCTGGCCGAGATCATTGGGAAGCTTTAAAATGgcttctaaggtatttgaaacaTATAGCGAGTGAAGGATTGATTTATAAGAGGGATTCAAGTGGAGTGGAGCTAAATGGATATCTAGATTCTGATTATGCAGGAGATAGGGACAAGAGAAGGTCAATGTCCTCTTATGCATTTACCTTGTGTGGAAATTGCATAAGTTGGAAATCTCAGTTACAACCTATGGTGGCTTTGTCAACGACTGAATCAGAATATATGGCAGCAACTGAGGCTGCAAAAGAAGCCATTTGGCTTAAAGGGCTACTGACAGAGCTTAAAGCACTCAAGCAGGAGGTTACTTTGTACTCAGATAGTCAAAGTGCAATACATTTGTGTAAAAATCCAGTGTTTCATGAAAGATCTAAGCACATTCAAGTTAGATATCATTTCATTCGAGATATGACAGCTCAAAAAGTAATCAGATTGGAGAAGATCCCTACAGAGTTTAATCCTTCAGATATGGGAACAAAAGTGCTTACTGTTGGTAAGTTTAACACTTGCAAAAACTTGCTTCGAATAGGAGCAAGCTGA
- the LOC132800805 gene encoding putative disease resistance RPP13-like protein 1: MASLDIVNSIWGKKLNQGLFRELKIMLLSANVVINDAEEKQIWNTNVRAWLHELQAAVYDAEDFVQVINTEALRCKIEAQYGSSSSSSHHQVLKLFTMNTTFNEQVESKMREIIDTLKLILDQKVHLGLKEGTVQTISSKRLPATSSVEESGDYGRDEDKKAFIELLLLTTDKGNSDNFSAIPIVDMGGIGKTTLAQLVYNDERVQNCFGFKAWVSVSNEFDIFKITKIITERVTNSQTFHNSHDLDLLQVRLQEALEGRKFLLILNDVWNEDYFEWEELKKPFQSGACGSKIIVTTRNESVASVRNNNIPSYQMQTLSDENCWKLFVKHAFNDADPYAHSKLVEIGSQIVKKCKGLLLAVKSLGSILRYQLSLEEWETVLKSDM; this comes from the coding sequence ATGGCTTCTCTGGATATCGTTAACTCCATTTGGGGAAAGAAACTCAATCAAGGGCTGTTCAGGGAGTTGAAGATCATGTTGTTATCAGCTAATGTCGTTATCAATGATGCCGAGGAGAAGCAAATTTGGAACACAAATGTGAGGGCGTGGCTTCATGAACTCCAAGCAGCAGTCTATGATGCAGAGGACTTCGTGCAAGTGATCAACACTGAAGCTTTGCGATGCAAGATAGAAGCACAATATGGAAGCAGCAGCTCCTCAAGTCATCATCAGGTACTCAAACTGTTCACCATGAATACTACTTTTAATGAACAGGTAGAATCCAAGATGAGAGAGATAATTGATACgttaaaattgattttggatCAAAAAGTTCACCTTGGATTAAAAGAAGGTACTGTTCAGACTATATCTTCAAAAAGATTACCTGCAACTTCTTCTGTAGAAGAATCTGGTGATTATGGTAGGGATGAAGATAAAAAAGCCTTTATAGAGTTGTTGTTGCTAACAACAGATAAGGGCAACAGTGATAATTTTTCTGCGATTCCCATAGTGGATATGGGTGGGATTGGAAAGACCACCCTTGCACAACTTGTTTACAATGATGAAAGGGTACAGAATTGTTTTGGTTTTAAAGCATGGGTTTCTGTGTCAAATGAATTtgacattttcaaaataaccaaaataataacagagaGAGTGACTAATTCCCAAACATTCCATAATAGTCATGATCTAGACCTGCTTCAAGTGAGACTCCAGGAGGCTTTGGAAGGGAGAAAGTTCCTTCTTATTCTAAATGATGTTTGGAACGAGGATTACTTTGAGTGGGAAGAGCTCAAGAAGCCTTTTCAAAGTGGAGCATGTGGAAGTAAAATTATTGTGACAACACGCAATGAAAGTGTTGCATCGGTGCGTAATAATAATATCCCATCTTATCAGATGCAAACATTGTCTGATGAGAATTGCTGGAAATTATTTGTAAAGCATGCCTTCAATGATGCAGATCCATATGCCCATTCAAAATTAGTAGAAATTGGAAGTCAAATTGTCAAAAAATGCAAAGGTCTTCTGTTAGCAGTAAAATCTCTTGGTAGCATATTGCGATATCAACTAAGTTTGGAGGAATGGGAGACTGTACTAAAAAGCGACATGTGA